Proteins encoded together in one Anoxybacillus flavithermus window:
- a CDS encoding amino acid ABC transporter ATP-binding protein — protein MIQVTNLKKSYGSLHVLKGIDVHIREKEVVVVIGPSGSGKSTFLRCLNMLEDFDEGDIIIDGFRLKDPKTDLNKVREEVGMVFQRFNLFPHMTVLDNITLAPMKVRKWPKEKAEEKALQLLAKVGLQDKANVYPDSLSGGQAQRVAIARALAMEPKVMLFDEPTSALDPEMVGEVLAVMKQLAKEGMTMVVVTHEMGFAREVGDRVLFMDGGVIVEEGTPQQIFDAPQHERTKSFLSKVL, from the coding sequence ATGATTCAAGTGACCAACTTAAAAAAATCGTACGGATCGCTACATGTGTTAAAAGGAATTGACGTGCATATTCGTGAAAAAGAAGTTGTCGTTGTCATTGGTCCTTCCGGTTCAGGAAAATCGACATTTTTACGTTGTTTAAACATGCTTGAAGATTTCGATGAAGGCGATATTATCATCGATGGATTTCGTTTAAAAGATCCGAAAACGGATTTAAATAAAGTGCGCGAAGAAGTAGGAATGGTATTTCAACGATTCAATTTATTTCCGCATATGACGGTGCTGGATAACATCACACTCGCCCCGATGAAAGTGCGCAAATGGCCAAAGGAAAAAGCGGAAGAAAAAGCGCTACAATTGCTTGCGAAAGTCGGTTTACAAGATAAGGCGAACGTATATCCAGATTCATTATCAGGTGGACAGGCACAGCGTGTCGCGATCGCTCGTGCGCTTGCGATGGAGCCGAAGGTGATGTTATTTGACGAGCCGACGTCTGCGCTCGATCCCGAAATGGTCGGGGAAGTGCTTGCCGTCATGAAACAACTAGCAAAAGAAGGAATGACGATGGTCGTCGTGACACATGAAATGGGATTTGCTCGTGAAGTTGGGGATCGTGTGCTCTTCATGGACGGTGGAGTGATCGTAGAAGAAGGAACGCC